One genomic segment of Chelonia mydas isolate rCheMyd1 chromosome 1, rCheMyd1.pri.v2, whole genome shotgun sequence includes these proteins:
- the LOC119565141 gene encoding olfactory receptor 52E4-like, which translates to MLDSNTTNFYNPSTFILLGIPGLEAAHIWISIPFCTMYTIAVLGNFTILFIVKMEQSLHGPMYYFLCMLAITDLVMSTSTLPKMLNIFWFNTREISFSACLTQMYVLLCFSATESGILVAMAFDRYVAICHPLRHSSILTNSVVAKIGLAVLLRSGIFALPYPFLARRWPYCRTNIIPHTYCGHIVVVNLACADIRISSYYGLFDLFSEIGMDVFFITVSYTQILRAIFCLPTKDARLKTFGTCISHLCAILAFYMPGFFSSLTHRFGDNVPLHFLVLIANVELLVPPLLHPIIYGVRTKQIRDKLLRLFTPKGT; encoded by the coding sequence ATGTTAGATTCCAACACAACCAATTTCtacaacccctccaccttcatcctgcttgGCATTCCTGGCTTGGAGGCAGCCCacatctggatctccatccccttctgcacaaTGTACACCATAGctgtcttggggaacttcaccatcctgttcattgtAAAGATGGAGCaaagcctccatgggcccatgtactatttcctctgcatgctggccatcACTGACCTGGTCATGTCCACATCCaccctgcccaaaatgctgaaTATCTTCTGGTTCAATACCAGGGAGATtagtttcagtgcctgcctcacccagatgtacgtCCTTCTCTGCTTTTCAGCAACGGAGTCTGGAATCCtcgtggccatggcttttgatcgctatgtggccatctgccatcccctgagacattccagcATCCTGACAAACTCTGTTGTGGCCAAGATCGGTCTGGCTGTGCTGCTACGCAGTGGAATATTCGCATTACCCTACCCCTTCCTGGCCAGgaggtggccatattgcagaaccaacatcatccctCACACCTATTGTGGGCACATAGTTGTGGTGAACCTGGCCTGTGCTGACATCCGCATCAGTAGTTACTATGGCCTGTTTGATCTTTTCTCTGAGATTGGAATGGACGTGTTTTTCATCACTGTGTCCTATACTCAGATCCTCCGGGCCATCTtctgcctccccacaaaggatgcccGGCTCAAAACTTTTGGGACCTGCATCTCTCACCTTTGTGCCATCTTAGCTTTCTACATGCCAGgtttcttctcctctctcacGCACCGGTTTGGCGATAATGTGCCACTGCACTTCCTTGTTCTCATTGCCAATGTGGAGCTCCTGGTGCCCCCCTTGCTCCACCCCATCATCTacggggtgaggaccaaacaAATCCGGGACAAGCTGCTCCGGCTCTTTACTCCTAAAGGGACCTAA